In Ursus arctos isolate Adak ecotype North America unplaced genomic scaffold, UrsArc2.0 scaffold_29, whole genome shotgun sequence, the following proteins share a genomic window:
- the OARD1 gene encoding ADP-ribose glycohydrolase OARD1, whose translation MAGSPNEDSEGSRITYVKGDLFACPKTDSLAHCISEDCRMGAGIAVLFKKKFGGVQELLNQQKKSGEVAVLKRDGRYIYYLITKKRASHKPTYENLQKSLEAMKSHCLKNGVTDLSMPRIGCGLDRLQWENVSAMIEEVFEATDIRITVYTL comes from the exons ATGGCCGGCAGCCCTAATGAAGATTCAGAAGGAAGCAGA ATCACTTATGTGAAAGGAGACCTTTTTGCATGCCCCAAAACAGACTCTTTAGCCCACTGTATCAGTGAGGATTGTCGAATGGGTGCTGGGATAGCTGTCCTCttcaagaagaaatttggagggGTGCAGGAACTGTTAAATCAAC aaaagaaatCTGGAGAAGTGGCTGTTCTGAAGAGAGATGGGCGATATATATATTACTTG ATTACAAAGAAAAGGGCTTCACATAAGCCAACTTATGAAAACTTACAGAAGAGTTTAGAGGCCATGAAGTCCCACTGTCTGAAGAATGGAGTCACCGACCTCTCCATGCCCAG gaTTGGATGTGGTCTTGATCGTCTGCAATGGGAAAATGTATCTGCAATGATTGAAGAGGTGTTTGAAGCCACAGACATCAGAATTACTGTGTACACACTGTGA